A genomic segment from Lutzomyia longipalpis isolate SR_M1_2022 chromosome 3, ASM2433408v1 encodes:
- the LOC129793257 gene encoding uncharacterized protein LOC129793257, protein MLFREFLVVLFLAGLQVSGETFTFPEFDYKENNKNELSFREFESACDQSSKCSALKPGILRTNCIRECISPSCYEDVYRFNELEEGEIDVRLHSFKGCFIQRLGRSRN, encoded by the exons ATGCTGTTTAGGGAATTTTTGGTGGTTCTCTTCCTGGCAGGTCTGCAGGTATCCGGCGAAACGTTCACGTTCCCAGAATTTGATTACAAGGAAAACAACAAGAAT GAATTGTCTTTTCGGGAATTTGAATCAGCCTGTGACCAGAGTAGCAAATGCAGTGCCCTTAAACCAGGAATTCTTCGTACAAATTGCATTCGGGAATGCATATCCCCATCCTGCTATGAGGATGTCTATCGTTTCAATGAGCTCGAAGAGGGTGAAATCGATGTGAGGCTGCACTCCTTCAAGGGATGCTTCATCCAGCGCCTAGGTCGCTCCAGGAATTAA